Genomic DNA from Desulfovibrio sp. UCD-KL4C:
ACCGAAGCATTCCCCGAGGCCGTAACGGACAGAAGGGGCGGGCATGGAGACAACGATGGTGTCAGGATCTTTGAGCTTTTCAAACAACTCATCAACAAAAGAGACACCTTCGTAGATTGCTCCATAAGGACAGTTTGTTAAACATTGTCCACAATTCATACATGCTACAGGGTCAACTACTTGGTGAATTTCGTCATCATTTATGGACTGAATTGCACCGGTAGCACAGACTTCTTCACATGCTCCGCAAGCTTGACATTTGTCTGCATCGACCTGGACAAAAGTAATTCTATCCGGATCTGTACCGTCTTTAGGGGCGTAATTCCGATACATGACACCTTCAATAAGTCTCATACTTCCCTCCTTATCTGGGTGGATTGCAGAGAGATCCGCTGGGGCCATTGCCGGCCCTGACTTGGGCGTACATCCTGACATAGGATATCCTCCTTGGTTAAACTGATGTGCAGTTTGTTTGAACTTGAGTATACATAATTTGAAATGGTAACACAAATCAACAATTATTATTATAAAGTTGTATCATTAATATAGTGTAATAAGGGGCAATATCTTTCCATTACTATTTAGAGCCCATTCGTGTCCGGTTAACAAGCAATTGAGGTAACGGTTAACTATCTTTAATTATGAATGTTTCTTCAGGTGGATCGAATTACTCTTGCAAACAGGAACGCTTGAATACATTTAGCTGAGCGAGCTGAAGTATTTGTTGCAGACTTCATTCAATCTGGAGTGGAACTTTAGGAAGGCCAGTAGCAGATGGAAAATCATTGCTGTGTAAATCTGACTTAGTACCACATTTTACGATCTTCAGATAAAATAAAAAAATCTTGAAGATAGTTTGCGATCCAAAGTTGAGCGGATTAGAGACACGAGGCTGGAGTTGATTTGTGAGTAATTCTCTGGGAAAAAGAATGAGAGCGTTGCTAATGTTGAAGCCTGATGCAGTTATTTTAAGTAGAGAACTTGTGTGGAATTCCTTTGCTCAAACAATTTAAGATATGCACTCTTTAAAAGAAGATGAATGGGGGACACCTTTTTGCAATGCTCGGGGCTTGAGAGCCCTTTGTAGCCGATTCTGTTCTCCTGATGCATGAATATTATCTTGATCGATAGCTGTCATATCGAGGGTGAATTTTATTTGTAACCATTTTCTTTCATGTAATCTTTGTACTTAGCATCAACAACAAGAATATGTTTTATTACCCAGTCCTTAAGGAATCGGATTAGGTCATGGGCTGTTCTGCCGTTGCCTTCCTCTACTTCATTTTTAAAACTTACAACCTCAGCGATAAAGTTTTTATGCAGTTTTTTGTGGTGCTGTGAGTCTGAATATCCATGTTTATCAAACAGTTCTTCTTCGTATTTAAAATGCTTTTGCGTATAGGCAAAAAGTTCATCGGCAACTTTTTGAATGATCATATCTTTCTCTCCTGATTCAATGGCCACACTAAATTTATCTACGAGTATGATTAAATCCTTATGGTGCTGGTCCAACTCACGGACTCCTACTGAAAAATCATCAGACCATTCAATTTTTCTGCTGATTTCGTTGGACTCTATACCACTCGTTGAAATTGTCTGTATAATTGAATCAAGTTCCTTGAACATAACGTCTATCTTATAAATATTATCAGAAGAGGCGGACATCTTATCAGATGTTTGAGAGGCAAAATCAGCGATATTTGTCACTGTCTCATTGATATCTAAAGAGGTTGATGATTGTTGTTCACTAGCTGTTGCTATGGAACATATTTGGACATTCATTTCATCGACAATTTTGACAAGTGCAGCAGTATGTTTTTGAGATCTTGTAACTGCATCAGTGGATTCTGAGATGTCCTTGGATATAGCCGAAACCTCTTGAATATTATTTTTCGCATTATTTTGAATTTTGTAAACGGCATCACCTACATTCTGGGTTGCAGACATTGTTTTCTCTGCAAGTTTGCGGACCTCATCTGCAACTACGGCAAACCCACGTCCCGCATCACCTGCACGGGCGGCTTCTATTGCAGCATTAAGTGCTAAAAGATTGGTCTGGTCGGCAATATCGGTGATTATTGTCATTACTTCTCCGATATTGTCAGCTTGTTTTCCAAGCGTTTCCATGCTTTGCATTAGTGTCCCAGATTTTTTTTTAATTTCCATAAACAAAGTCATAGCAGCTTTTACTTCGTTAGCACCGATCAGAGCGCTGTTTTTTGATTCATCAGATCCATCTGCCGCTAGCGATGCATTACGGGCTACTTCTGAGACACTTGCACTCATTTGCTCCAATGCCGCGGCAGCTGATGATATCTGTGTTTTCTGGCTTTCTACCGCATTATAAACATTTGAAATGTACTCTGAAAGTCCTTCAATTTCTGGGAATAATTCGGTGGAAACTGTTTGGGCATTTTTGGCTTTACCTTGAATTGACTTCATTAATTGATCATTTTCGAACACAGAGTTGTTTTGCAGTTCAATCTTTGATTTAAGCTTATTTAGATCCATTTCCTGTTCTTTATACTTGTCGTGGAAGCTAACCAGTTCTGACTGAAGACTTGTAATGATTTCAGCTGCAGATTCTCCTGCTTTTGTCGTGGTTTGTGCAGTTGAAACAACATGCTCTTCTAGAATTTTTAAAAGTTTTTCCGGGACCACCAGTTCCGGTTTAATAGTTATGAAAAATCCTATTGCTGTTATGGAAGCGGCAATGAAAACTAAAATTATCCACGTGGTTGGGGCAAGCATGCTTGTGGCGATTAACCCTGCTAAGGTTGTTATTATTGGCAAGGTAAACCATATTAATAGTGTCAAAATTAAAGACATGTAATGCCCTCTCAATAAAATTTTTACTAATTTGTTTAATTAATTTATAATATATAAAAAAATCAACTGAATGGTAGTATAAATCAAGAATTTTGTAACATCAGGTTTATTCCTGTATTATTCTCAATGTAACATGTCGGTAGCAAGAAGTAAAAAAAACAGTAAAATCTTGACAATATTTCCACTTGCAGTTTTTTTGCTGATTGAATCCTGTGTTTTTGCCTTTTAAGTACTTATTTAAAATAAAATTTATAAAATTCATTCGTGTTCGGTTAACAGGTCAATTAAAGTAACGGTTAAATCTCTTTAATTATGAATGTTTCTTCAGGTGAATCAAACAAATTTTTCAAACAGGATCACTTGAATACGTTTACCTGAGCAAGCTGAATTATTTGTTGCAGACTCACCCAACCGTAGAGCGGAACTTTAGCAAGGCTAGTAGCAGATGGCCGTTACTGGTTTTGTCCTGAATAATTTGGTCTGAGGTTACTCCCTGTTTTCTGTTGACTGTACTGCGCTTAATGACCGTATCTTTAATATTTTTATTCAGTCTAGTAACGAAATTAATTTTGATTTGATGAAAGTCGTTAACCAGATATAATTGCTGTAGCTCTTGTCAAAAACAACAATTGATTCTTTGGGAAATTGTAGTGTTTTAGCGAGTTTAAATTGTGCTGCCTGGCGTCGGAGAATTATGATCGGGACACTGGTTTTATTCCGAGATGGTAGAGCTGACGGGTGTTTACATCAAGATTGCAAATACCGTAGCAAATGGATGGCCGTGTAGTTATCTTTTGTTATAGAATAATATCTAAGCTACTGAATATCCACTCGGATAAATTATGAGTAATCTATGGAAGCAGGATTATTTACTAGATATTGATACTATTGATGAGCAACATAAACATTTTTTTGAAATGACTGCGCAAATAATCCGACTTGCGGAAAAATTGCGTGATGACAATTCTGTTGAGAAAATTATTCAAGCCGTGGGAGCCTTGCGGACATATGCTTTTTTGCACTTTAAAACGGAAGAATAATTGCAACTTAAATATGAATTTTCTGGATATATGCATCATACTACTTTTCATAATTCATATCTTGAAAATATGATATTTTTTAAACAGAAGTTTAAAGTTTTGTTAAACAGGAAAAAAAATGGTGAAGAGATAAGTTCTGCTATGGAAGAATATTTGATTGATATGGCAGATTATGTTGCCCACTGGTGGGCAGAACATATTGTGAAGCAGGATACAATTTATGCTAATTTTATACGTAAGTGCCAGAATAAAAACGGAACTTTTGAATAAAGTGAACAGCATTTGTTGTTTCTAAATGTCGTTCACTATTCACGTTTAAGAGTGATTAAAAAAGACAAACTAATCAGTCAGTGTCTCTTTTAGAACAGATATTTCATCCATAGTCATGGTCGGGATAAACTCGGTTACAGTATATTCTGCTACTCCGTTTATGTGAAAAGGATCTTCATGGATAACGGAATCCAGTTCTTCAAGTGAAAGACCTTTTGCTAAAATGACTCCACCAGTGCGTGGAACCTTCCTGCCTGACATAACGAAAACACCTGCTTTATAATATTTTTTTAAATATTTGATATGCTCGTCAATGAATTTTTCTATTTCACTCACAGGTTTTACGTAGTTTAAGCTTAAAATGTACATTGTTTGTTGCCCTCTTTTTTTAGAAGTGATAAGTAGACTAGTCTCTTAAAATCTAGACATTTTCTAATTATTAGTATGCTGCTGAAAAAGATTATTTTTTTGTTTAAGTTTGTCAAGATCGGCTGTAGCAATTTTCATTTTTAAGGAGAATGCGATGAATTTATCTAAGGAAAGAGCTGGAACTTATTTAATTATTGAGATTAAAGAATCACGTCTAGATTCTTCAAATTTTATTCTTCTTAAATCTTCACTTGATAAGATTATAAAGCAGGGTGAAAATAGATTAATAATAAATTTGTCACAAGTAGGTTTTATGGATTCAAGTGGAATTGCCGGACTTCTTCCCAGTGTGCGGACACTTGCCGGAACTGGACGAATCCTTTTGGTCGGACTAACTAAAACTGTTAAGCAGCTTTTTAATCTCGGCAAGTTAGATAGAATTTTTGATATTTATCCTTCAGTTGAAGACGCATTGAATAGTTGATTATTGTTGGTGATATTTTCTTAAAATTAGTACATGTGCTATTAATTTAAAAACCTTGAACATAAATGCTGTTCAAGGTTTTTAAATTTTGTATAAGGAGTTAGACAATATATCGTTTTAAGAGTTATTTTTTATAGTTTTCTGATATATGCTAATTCTGTTTTAATCCACTTGACTCTCTGAAATGGATTGGTAAATAACAAGTCTGTATTCAAATATTTAATATGAAATAGTAATTTAATGATATGGAGGATATATCTTATGCCGTCTTTTGATATTGTTAGTGAAGTTGATTTGCAGGAAGTTGATAATGCCGTAAATAATGTGATCAAAGAAATTGATACCCGCTATGATTTTCGCGGAGTACCAACAGAACTTTCTTTTAATAAAAAAGATAAAGTTATCAATCTCGTAACCGGCGATGATATGAAAGTTAAAGCCGTAAAAGATATGCTCATCACCCATTTTACTAGGCGTAAAGTTGATTCCAGAGTTATTGATTATGGTGAAGTTGAACCTACTTCGAAAGGACAGCTCAAACAGGTAGTTAAGCTTAAAGAAGGTATTGATAAGGATACAGCCAAGAAGTTGGTAAAAATGATTAAAGCCAGTAAGATTAAAGTTCAGGCTGCTATTCAGGATGAGCAGGTCCGTGTGACAGGAAAGAAAATTGATGATCTACAGGAAGTTATGGGGTTAGTCAGAGAATGTGATTTGGAGATGCCTTTTCAGTTTGTGAACATGAAAAGCTAGTTTATTTAAAAGTTAGTTAATTTTAAACCCGCCTGAATATGCTGATAAAATCAAATTTCAGGCGGGTTTTTATTTATGATTATTAAAATGCTTAGTTGAATATTAGAATTTAATTTAAGTTGGAAATAAATACAGCAGCTTCGTTTGCGGCTTGTTGCTTATTTAGCGCAACAGGTTTGCTGATAGCTATATGGGCAATTATGTGGCCGATTGTTGCCAGTTTTTTCTGAATTTCAGCTTCAGTAGATTCTTTATGCACGGCTTCAATCAAATCACCCTGATTTTGTATTTCGAAACCTGCTGGCATTAAAATTCGCTTTATGAATTCAATTCTTGCTATGCGTTCTTCGGCCGAGCCTTCTCCTCCTTTAAATCTGAAATGGATATGGTTTTTGCTGGAATCCTGATCACATACAGTATCAATTTCAGATAAATCTTTTTCAGATTTTAGTTTAATATTCAGATATGTTTTTGAGAGGATAGCATAACCTTCAACAGAGTTTTCTTCAGACCATCCGGGACGTTTTGCTCCAAGTCCGAACCATAGAGCCCACATGGGAACTGATTTAATGTCGTCGGGAGATATTTCCATTTTCCCCGCAGCTGTAGTGAAAAGACCTTCTTCAAGATTCAACACAGTCAGCGATATAGGCTGGCGGGCCGTTAGATGTTTTGATCCGTCTAAGCCGAGACCTTCTTTGCTGATTAGAGAAAACATTTCTGAAACTGCTTTTTCATTAGCAAAGCGTACAAGGTCATACATGGATTTACTCTTTTCAGGTAAAAACATTTCCGTATTTTGAGCAGAAATTTTTAGGTTTGCAATATATTGCAAAGTCCTTTTCATGCGGTCTATAGCTCTTACTCCTTTGTTTGGATAAGGTTCTGTCGCGGTTATGAATACGCGGTTGCGGAGGTCTGTAATCCATCGGCATTTTTGAGGAGCACCCAGTATTTTTTCAATTTCACCGCCACTTGCATTTATTGTTTTAGCAGAGTGGAGTGACAAAGACTGCCTTTCAGGATTTGAAAGTCTGCGCTGTTTTTCCCGCCTTGAAAAGATAAACGGGGCTGAGTCATTGTCACTTAAAACTGCCGAACATCCGGTTTCTTGATCTGCTGGTGGAAGTTCTGTTTCAGGTGTGTGCAGGGTTTCAATTGAACCTGTGTCCTGTGTTTTTATTTGCGGCTGAATGATGACCGCAACAGGAGTTTCTCTATTTGAGTAGCCAAGTTTGATACGTGCTTTTATGGATTCAGGGTAAAATTTGCAGAGTACAGCTTTCTTCCATGCACTTACAATATCTTGCGGGCTGACATTATGAATTATTGTGTTGTTTTCAGGAAGTATGCAGTTTTCTTCTTCTGGTGTAACACTAGCTGAAAGTGTCAGCAAATTACCGCCCTTGGCTGTTTCAAGTGCCGCAATTTCAAGTTCATTAGTGATTACATCCGGCATTTGCGCTTTCATAAAAACTGAAATCAGAGCTTCGGAAGTATTTTTTAACTGTTCAGGGTCAAGAGAAGTTACTGATTCTAAAATATGATCAATATGAACTCTTAAATCATTAGCTTCGATGAAGTAATTGTAAACACCGGAGCTTATAACCATACCATTCAAGGTATTGATGTCTGTCTCAGAAATTATACGGGAAAGGTTCACTGCATTTGCACCTGCATGCGCGGCGTATTTTGCAGATTTTGATAGATCAAGCGTAAAAGGCATTGAAATATCAGGGTCCGGTACGGTTACAGCCATACGCACATAGAAATTTATTTTGTTATAATAATCCATTAAATCCATGAAACGTATTGGATTCATAGATTGCAGCTGTTCAAGCATCCAATGTACCTTGTTACCAAGGTCGATGGATAATTTTTCGACATTTGCCCAATCCACTTCGCTAAGGCCAAATCCTATGTCTTCAATACGTGAGATTATGTGCAGACATTCTTCTTCAAGGTCCATAAGCATTTTAAATGAATTATATCTTCTTCTAAGAAGTCTGCCTGGAGGGAAAGTTTCATAAGTCCAATGATTAAAAATTTTATTAAATTTCATGTAGTATATTAATGTTATAGATTAAACTGAACCAGTGTTTACGACTTGTTCTTCGGCTGATATTGCATCAAGCGGTAAAACTACTTTAAACAGGGTTCCGGGACCTGAATTTTCAGGGAGATTCATTCCTTTTGAAATAGATCTGGGAAGGGGACTGATTGCTTCAATCGTTCCACCGTGATCTTTTATTATTCCAAATGAGACTGAAAGGCCGAGCCCTGTCCCTTTACCTACAGGTTTGGTTGAATAGAAGGGGTCGAAAATTGTACCTAATTTTTGCGGATCTACTCCATGTCCAGAGTCGGCAAAAAGTGCGGTTATTGTCATAGTCGCTATGTCTAAATGTGTCGTAATCTGGATAGTTCCCTGTTCGTTAACTGCTTCCATCGAATTTGAAAGAAGATTCAGCCATACTTGTTTAAGTTTTTCAGGATCGCCGTGGATAATCGGGAAGCGCTCATCAAGTACTGTATCAATTTCAATCTGCTCAAGTTTGAAAGTGTGACTGACGAGTTGTAGAACTTCAAGAATTGAATTGTTAAAACACATTTCAGTCTTTTCGCTCTCAGTTTGTCTGGAAAATCCAAGCAAATCTGAAACAATTTTACGGCAGACGCGAGCTTGTTTTTCAATAATTTTAAGATCCTGTGAAATTTGATCTTCTGGTGAGAGATCGTCTTGCAACAGTTGTGCATAACCGAGAATAATTCCAAGCGGTGTATTGATTTCATGCGCTACGCCGCCTGCAAGCTTTCCTACTGATTCCATCTTTTGCGATTGAATTAGTTGTGCTTGATAACTTTTAAGCTCAGTTATTTCGCGAGCTGTTGAGAGAACTCCGATAATGCTGTCGTTTTCAGAATAGACAGGGACTCTTATGGTGTGAAACCAGCGGACTGTTGAATCGTGTTCATCCTGTTCGCGTGTTTCTTTATTAATGATCAGTCCGGAAGTTAAAACTTTTCGGCTTTCTTTCATCCTGATTTCAGCTTCATGAGCATGGAACAGATCTTGATCTTTAAGTCCTATTATTTCTTCTTCCGTTTTACCTAAATGTTTGGCAAGCGGCTTGTTAACAGCCAGATATGTGTATTCCGGTCCTAGTAAAGATATATAATCAGGTGATACATTAATTATTGTTTTGAGAAGTTCTTTTTGTCTGGTCAGGTTTGTTTCTGTTACT
This window encodes:
- a CDS encoding ATP-binding protein, with the protein product MIFLSRLRFRTKINLGLTLIVVFTALIIAFFVTSMASEALVDQTRKRGEVLAENLALRAQDPMLSTDLLQLESMVNEVKKADDEIVYAFILDDEERVLASTFNEGFPVQLRKANSSDKSTNIVMVDTGLLKIYDFAASIFISGKKLGTVRIGLSRAGIQSVVQNLMFAIFVLTGAVLLIAVLVSTHFARRMTVRLGKLQKHAVDIVRTHLGPEIYKDSTPDNNLKFYRKFLKGDEIQELTDTFDAMAMNLESHIEDLEVTETNLTRQKELLKTIINVSPDYISLLGPEYTYLAVNKPLAKHLGKTEEEIIGLKDQDLFHAHEAEIRMKESRKVLTSGLIINKETREQDEHDSTVRWFHTIRVPVYSENDSIIGVLSTAREITELKSYQAQLIQSQKMESVGKLAGGVAHEINTPLGIILGYAQLLQDDLSPEDQISQDLKIIEKQARVCRKIVSDLLGFSRQTESEKTEMCFNNSILEVLQLVSHTFKLEQIEIDTVLDERFPIIHGDPEKLKQVWLNLLSNSMEAVNEQGTIQITTHLDIATMTITALFADSGHGVDPQKLGTIFDPFYSTKPVGKGTGLGLSVSFGIIKDHGGTIEAISPLPRSISKGMNLPENSGPGTLFKVVLPLDAISAEEQVVNTGSV
- a CDS encoding YciI family protein, which translates into the protein MYILSLNYVKPVSEIEKFIDEHIKYLKKYYKAGVFVMSGRKVPRTGGVILAKGLSLEELDSVIHEDPFHINGVAEYTVTEFIPTMTMDEISVLKETLTD
- a CDS encoding hemerythrin domain-containing protein translates to MSNLWKQDYLLDIDTIDEQHKHFFEMTAQIIRLAEKLRDDNSVEKIIQAVGALRTYAFLHFKTEE
- a CDS encoding YajQ family cyclic di-GMP-binding protein, which produces MPSFDIVSEVDLQEVDNAVNNVIKEIDTRYDFRGVPTELSFNKKDKVINLVTGDDMKVKAVKDMLITHFTRRKVDSRVIDYGEVEPTSKGQLKQVVKLKEGIDKDTAKKLVKMIKASKIKVQAAIQDEQVRVTGKKIDDLQEVMGLVRECDLEMPFQFVNMKS
- a CDS encoding bacteriohemerythrin, encoding MSLILTLLIWFTLPIITTLAGLIATSMLAPTTWIILVFIAASITAIGFFITIKPELVVPEKLLKILEEHVVSTAQTTTKAGESAAEIITSLQSELVSFHDKYKEQEMDLNKLKSKIELQNNSVFENDQLMKSIQGKAKNAQTVSTELFPEIEGLSEYISNVYNAVESQKTQISSAAAALEQMSASVSEVARNASLAADGSDESKNSALIGANEVKAAMTLFMEIKKKSGTLMQSMETLGKQADNIGEVMTIITDIADQTNLLALNAAIEAARAGDAGRGFAVVADEVRKLAEKTMSATQNVGDAVYKIQNNAKNNIQEVSAISKDISESTDAVTRSQKHTAALVKIVDEMNVQICSIATASEQQSSTSLDINETVTNIADFASQTSDKMSASSDNIYKIDVMFKELDSIIQTISTSGIESNEISRKIEWSDDFSVGVRELDQHHKDLIILVDKFSVAIESGEKDMIIQKVADELFAYTQKHFKYEEELFDKHGYSDSQHHKKLHKNFIAEVVSFKNEVEEGNGRTAHDLIRFLKDWVIKHILVVDAKYKDYMKENGYK
- a CDS encoding PEP/pyruvate-binding domain-containing protein; translation: MKFNKIFNHWTYETFPPGRLLRRRYNSFKMLMDLEEECLHIISRIEDIGFGLSEVDWANVEKLSIDLGNKVHWMLEQLQSMNPIRFMDLMDYYNKINFYVRMAVTVPDPDISMPFTLDLSKSAKYAAHAGANAVNLSRIISETDINTLNGMVISSGVYNYFIEANDLRVHIDHILESVTSLDPEQLKNTSEALISVFMKAQMPDVITNELEIAALETAKGGNLLTLSASVTPEEENCILPENNTIIHNVSPQDIVSAWKKAVLCKFYPESIKARIKLGYSNRETPVAVIIQPQIKTQDTGSIETLHTPETELPPADQETGCSAVLSDNDSAPFIFSRREKQRRLSNPERQSLSLHSAKTINASGGEIEKILGAPQKCRWITDLRNRVFITATEPYPNKGVRAIDRMKRTLQYIANLKISAQNTEMFLPEKSKSMYDLVRFANEKAVSEMFSLISKEGLGLDGSKHLTARQPISLTVLNLEEGLFTTAAGKMEISPDDIKSVPMWALWFGLGAKRPGWSEENSVEGYAILSKTYLNIKLKSEKDLSEIDTVCDQDSSKNHIHFRFKGGEGSAEERIARIEFIKRILMPAGFEIQNQGDLIEAVHKESTEAEIQKKLATIGHIIAHIAISKPVALNKQQAANEAAVFISNLN
- a CDS encoding STAS domain-containing protein; translated protein: MNLSKERAGTYLIIEIKESRLDSSNFILLKSSLDKIIKQGENRLIINLSQVGFMDSSGIAGLLPSVRTLAGTGRILLVGLTKTVKQLFNLGKLDRIFDIYPSVEDALNS